From a single Thermodesulfobacteriota bacterium genomic region:
- a CDS encoding nucleotide exchange factor GrpE: MDEREETNVEREGEEAEAGMEAETEKEKAAGEATDVERLKEALDSAEKDAAGAHEKFLRKCADLENYKKRVEKEKAYLMAFANEKLMEGILPALDNLERALGHADDESGIEGLKEGVDLTLSQMHSTLEKFGLKEIKAVNERFDPTRHEA, from the coding sequence ATGGACGAACGGGAAGAAACGAACGTAGAGCGGGAAGGCGAAGAGGCGGAAGCGGGAATGGAAGCGGAAACGGAAAAGGAAAAAGCCGCCGGGGAGGCAACGGACGTGGAGCGCCTCAAGGAGGCCCTCGACTCCGCTGAGAAAGACGCCGCCGGGGCCCACGAAAAGTTCCTGAGGAAGTGCGCCGACCTGGAAAACTACAAGAAAAGGGTTGAAAAGGAGAAGGCCTACCTGATGGCCTTCGCAAACGAAAAGCTCATGGAAGGAATACTCCCGGCGCTTGACAACCTGGAGCGGGCGCTCGGGCACGCGGATGACGAAAGCGGGATCGAGGGGCTAAAAGAAGGCGTGGACCTCACGCTCTCCCAGATGCACTCCACGCTCGAAAAGTTCGGCCTGAAGGAGATAAAGGCCGTAAACGAACGGTTCGACCCGACGAGGCACGAGGCCTT
- the hrcA gene encoding heat-inducible transcriptional repressor HrcA: MKENLSTRSMAVLLSVIQDYILKAEPVSSKAVATNYSIGVSPATVRNTMAELEAAGYLVQPHTSAGRIPSEKGFRLYVDNLLKLEEPLEAQKALIRENCTVPVATGNIMRAAGKTLSALTYCAGLVIAAGPAAIAVREIRFLRVDSTHIMVVMVSVEGLVRTGVVRAGEETERLDLDRASNYLNSFAAGLSLTALRTRVLEEMRSEKNLYDELMANTLRLAEMAFAEMAADPLSDLYVEGTANILDQPEFAEDIARMKQVFNAFEEKSLLLKILDRSMEEGRVHICLGSESNVKEFEGLGFVVAPYGKEGETLGTLGVIGPLRMNYSKIIPLVDYTAGLFGRII; this comes from the coding sequence ATGAAGGAAAACCTCTCGACACGCTCCATGGCCGTCCTGCTTTCGGTCATACAGGACTACATACTCAAGGCCGAGCCGGTGAGCTCGAAGGCCGTGGCAACGAACTATTCTATCGGGGTAAGCCCGGCCACCGTACGGAACACCATGGCCGAACTCGAAGCGGCGGGCTACCTCGTCCAGCCGCACACCTCGGCCGGCAGGATACCCAGTGAAAAGGGTTTCCGCCTCTACGTGGACAACCTCTTGAAGCTCGAAGAGCCGCTCGAAGCCCAGAAGGCGCTGATAAGGGAGAACTGCACCGTACCGGTCGCCACCGGGAACATCATGAGGGCCGCGGGCAAGACACTCTCCGCACTTACCTACTGCGCGGGGCTCGTAATCGCGGCGGGCCCGGCCGCCATAGCGGTAAGGGAGATCCGCTTCCTCCGCGTGGACAGCACGCACATAATGGTCGTCATGGTCTCGGTCGAAGGGCTGGTGCGCACCGGTGTCGTAAGGGCCGGCGAGGAGACGGAACGGCTCGACCTCGACCGGGCCTCCAACTACCTTAACTCGTTCGCTGCGGGGTTGAGCCTCACGGCGCTAAGGACGCGGGTCCTGGAGGAGATGCGGAGCGAGAAGAACCTCTACGACGAGCTCATGGCCAATACGCTCCGCCTGGCCGAGATGGCCTTCGCCGAGATGGCCGCAGACCCGTTAAGCGACCTCTACGTGGAGGGTACGGCGAACATACTGGACCAGCCCGAGTTCGCCGAGGACATAGCGAGGATGAAGCAGGTCTTCAACGCGTTCGAGGAGAAGAGCCTCCTCCTGAAGATACTCGACAGGAGCATGGAAGAGGGCCGGGTGCATATATGCCTCGGCTCGGAGAGCAACGTCAAGGAGTTCGAAGGGCTCGGCTTCGTCGTGGCCCCGTACGGCAAAGAAGGAGAGACGCTCGGCACGCTCGGGGTCATAGGCCCCCTCAGGATGAACTACTCGAAGATCATCCCGCTTGTCGACTATACCGCGGGGCTCTTCGGCCGGATTATTTAA
- the hemW gene encoding radical SAM family heme chaperone HemW — translation MGIRREEKRLRDIGVYVHIPFCARKCPYCDFNSVESPSPPERKYSECVLRELSQLIEKEGLSGAGLESVYLGGGTPSLFSAGAVARLISGITGRFTPFEDIEVTLEANPDTVTEEKLAGFRSAGVTRLSLGVQSLNDRELEALGRSHDARAAKEAFDSARRAGFENVGVDLIFGVPGQDQKSWEATLTEVIEMRPEHLSIYGLTLEEGTPMHEARTSGKIKLPADDETTEMYRSAIGLLKAAGYDHYEISNFSLPGLSSRHNMRYWQGGDYLGLGAGAHSYLDRPGWGRRWWNERKIERYMARVEETGSPEAGGEELKKEEAAAESMMLGLRTSVGVNAAAFTDRFGFPPHRALDFERFEKEGLIRYEGKGKNLSLTEKGMLFSNELFLSAVERACG, via the coding sequence GTGGGAATACGTAGAGAAGAAAAACGGCTGAGAGACATAGGGGTATACGTCCACATCCCATTTTGCGCCAGAAAGTGCCCCTACTGCGACTTCAACTCCGTAGAGAGCCCCTCCCCTCCCGAGCGTAAATACTCGGAGTGCGTCCTCAGGGAACTATCTCAACTAATTGAAAAAGAAGGGCTTTCCGGCGCGGGATTGGAATCCGTATATCTCGGCGGCGGCACGCCCTCGCTCTTCTCGGCGGGCGCGGTAGCGCGCCTCATTAGCGGCATAACCGGCCGCTTCACCCCCTTTGAAGATATCGAGGTAACGCTCGAGGCCAACCCGGATACGGTAACCGAAGAAAAACTCGCCGGTTTCCGCTCGGCCGGGGTGACGAGGCTCAGCCTCGGCGTCCAGTCGCTTAACGACCGAGAGCTCGAAGCGCTCGGCAGGAGCCACGACGCGCGGGCGGCCAAAGAGGCTTTTGACTCGGCAAGGCGGGCGGGCTTTGAAAACGTGGGGGTGGATCTCATCTTCGGCGTCCCGGGCCAGGACCAGAAGAGCTGGGAGGCGACCCTTACCGAGGTAATAGAGATGCGGCCGGAGCATCTCTCCATATACGGCCTTACCCTTGAGGAAGGCACGCCCATGCACGAGGCCCGCACGAGCGGAAAGATAAAACTCCCGGCCGACGACGAGACAACGGAGATGTACCGGTCCGCCATCGGGCTGCTTAAAGCTGCGGGCTACGACCACTACGAGATATCCAACTTCTCCCTTCCCGGCCTCTCAAGCAGGCACAACATGCGTTACTGGCAGGGCGGCGACTACCTGGGGCTCGGCGCGGGGGCGCACTCCTACCTCGACCGCCCGGGATGGGGCCGCCGGTGGTGGAACGAACGGAAGATCGAGAGGTACATGGCGCGGGTGGAAGAGACCGGCTCGCCAGAGGCAGGCGGGGAGGAGCTTAAAAAAGAGGAGGCCGCGGCCGAGAGCATGATGCTCGGGCTCAGGACCTCCGTCGGGGTGAACGCCGCCGCCTTCACCGACCGCTTCGGCTTCCCCCCGCACCGGGCGCTGGACTTCGAAAGGTTCGAAAAAGAGGGGTTAATACGCTACGAGGGTAAGGGTAAAAACCTCTCGCTAACCGAAAAGGGGATGCTCTTCTCAAACGAGCTGTTCCTGTCGGCGGTAGAGCGGGCATGCGGATAA